In Pelecanus crispus isolate bPelCri1 chromosome Z, bPelCri1.pri, whole genome shotgun sequence, the following are encoded in one genomic region:
- the LOC142596672 gene encoding interferon-like has translation MAAPATPQPRLPHGAPALLLLLTALASALACQHLRPRDTTFPWHGLRLLQHMAPSPPQTCHHQHAPFPFPDTLLHASHPQQADATALRILQHLFDTLSGPNTPQHWDATARRQLLSGLHHRIQQLQQCPPANPTLSQGQGPRNLLLGIEKYFGRIRDFLRTHNHSACAWDHVCLEARLCFQRLHNLTRSTPN, from the coding sequence atggCTGCGCCCGcaaccccacagccccgcctGCCGCACGGCGCCCCggcgctcctgctcctcctcacggCTCTCGCCTCCGCCCTCGCCTGCCAACACCTGCGTCCCCGAGACACCACCTTCCCCTGGCACGGCCTCCGGCTCCTCCAGCAcatggctcccagcccgccgCAGACATGCCACCACCAGcacgcccccttccccttccccgacACCCTCCTCCACGCCAGCCACCCGCAGCAAGCCGACGCCACCGCCCTCCgcatcctccagcacctcttCGACACCCTCAGCGGACCCAAcaccccacagcactgggacGCCACGGCACGACGGCAACTCCTCAGCGGCCTCCACCACcgcatccagcagctccagcaatgCCCGCCAGCCAACCCCACGCTCTCCCAAGGCCAAGGGCCCCGCAACCTGCTGCTCGGCATCGAAAAGTACTTTGGGCGCATCCGCGACTTCCTCCGCACCCACAACCACAGCGCCTGCGCCTGGGACCACGTCTGCCTCGAAGCTCGCCTCTGCTTCCAACGCCTCCACAACCTCACCCGCTCCACGCCCAATTAG